Sequence from the Camelus dromedarius isolate mCamDro1 chromosome 12, mCamDro1.pat, whole genome shotgun sequence genome:
CAGCCGTGCCCTGTCAGGCTGAGTGGCGAGAGGCAGATGACGTATATTCCTCCGTTCGCCCCCGAAAGGGAGCCGACTGCTGCATTGTGATCTCCCTAACGTGCCTCTCGGCTCCAGGACCCTGCAAATCAGAGCCTCTACTGCTCCATACTCTGCTCAATGCTGGGTTTTGTTGCCGGATTCCTTACTGGAAGGGTTTGGGTCTCATTGATCCACCAGGTAAATATGAGTTTGTGCTGGAGTTTGCCTGTTGCCAATTTAAGCACATTTAGTCGTGATTCGGTTACCTGGTACAGAATAGGTGCTTCATAAAACTTTACTacaatattgaatgaatgaacacaccAGACTTTGTCTGTGAGTTTAGATTTGGACATGTATTCTTGTTGGATGGGGTTCTGAGGGGGTGAATTGGGCCAGACCAGGCCTTGGATGAATTCTGATCATTGGAAGCTGTCTGGATGTGCATTCCAGTTGGACAGGGAAGGCTAGGTATGAACTCAAATGGACAGAATTCAGGGGTCCCCAGGCTGGAGAAAGGCTATCTGGTTGGGTGTGGCCCTCTGGTTGTAATCTCACCCTCGGGAAACTCAGGTCTGGGTCCTGGTGTAGGTGCCCCTGGCAGGCCTCCCACAGGTCAGCTCAGAGGCCTGGCCAGTGTGGCGGTTTATCCTTAGCTCCAGAGGCTACAGGTATCCCCTAACTacctttccctcccccttcctcatcCCCTCCTCTAGCTGACCCTGAGAAGTGCTGTCCGAGTCGCAAGAACCTATCCCAGACTCTGGACAGTTCACTAGTCCACAAGCCTTTATTTGGAGAGGGATGCTTGTGGCGCTGTCCACAGCTCCTGTGCTGCACAGAGGCAAGAGTTCTTAAAGCAGCCTCCCCTGAATGAGGAAGTGTAGCCTGTGCTAGTTAGGTGTGCCTGAGGCCAAGCACCAAAGCTTGGTGAAGGTGCATGGTgcattggggggaggggggaggttcACACATCTCAGGGCCACGTGTGAGGGCAAGGAGGTGAGTTGGGCCTAGAAGCTGAGTGGGCACGTACAAGTTAGTAAAAGCAGAAACCTGGACCTTGCATCTTGTCCCCTGACCCTTCAACCACTGTGCTATGACATGGAGGCAGTGgtttttcctctctgagcctgtttctttttttgtagaaTGGGGCAATAGTGTCTGCCTGGAGGGGAGATGGTTACTGCTGACCCCAGTCACCTGCTTCTACTGCTCATGCCAAATGAGGCAGGTGGGGCATTGTCAGAAGTTGTCACCAGGCATTCTAGGCCTGTCCTAAAATTTGTTAAATGAGGGCATGAGGAGAACAAAGGGTTCTTGGGATGTGTTCAAGGCCAGCGGCCAGCCAGGTTCTCTCCTGCAGACAGCAGGAAGAGAGACAGacctggaggggtggggaagatggACTGGGTTTAGGCCCACTCCCAGCAACCTGGGggcagggtgtgtgtatgtgcagcTGTTGTTGCTTCTCCATGGGTAGAGTCCTGGGACAGCTGTGGGCTGGACTGGGGCTTTGGGGAGGGCAAGAAGGCCTAACAGCCTCCCAGATACGTTCTTCTGTGCTCCTCAAGCCCAGGAGACCTTGGTGTCAAAATGGCCCTGCCACTCTGGAAGAGACCTGGGGCCTTGGAGTGGACCTGACCAGGGTTGGGGCAGGGCTTTGGCAAGAGACGCTGGGAGagcaccagggagcagagggcacTGCAGTGCCCCTTCCAGCACTTTGCCCCTGCCCTCCGGCCCCAGCACTATTTGAAGTGGGACAGGAAGTAGGCAATGGGGTAGTGGGGCCCATCAATGCCGAGGCCCTGGCAGAGGCCCAGCAGGCGGAGACGGGCCTCGGCCGGGCTGGGCCCAGCACAAGCCACACTGCAGTAGGGTTCCTCATATTCGCCAGGCACCAGGGCCTCCTCCAGTAGATTGAGGCGCAGCAGGCCCTGGTCGTGAAGAGCCTGCAGGGTCTCGCGGCTGGTGGTGGAACTCAGGACCTGCAGGTGCTGGGACACCAGGCACATGACGCCCACCAGGTGACCACGGGCGCGTGGGTGGGCAGGCAAGGCGGGCCGCAGGCCACAGGCCACCATAGCAGCAGCCAGCAGGAGGTCCACACCATAAAGCTCCAGGATCCAGTCTCGTAGGTAGAAGCCGCCCATGCGGGGGTTGATCTCGATGAGCCGCGGCCCAGCCCCAGTCAGCTTGAGCTCCACATTGAAGACGCCATCCAGCAGCCCGCAGCCCAGGCAACAGCGGAAAGCTGCCTGCACCAGCTGCGCCTCCTGCTCTGGTGCCAGCCCAGTGGGCATACACGCGGCCGTCTCAGTGAAGCCAGGCAGCCGTGTGGGGCCATTGTCAGACACGAAGGCAGCCAGCAGTCGCCCACCAAACAACACCAGATCCACATCGTGTTCAGTGCCCTCAATGAACTCCATTAGCAGCATGGCattgccccagcccagcccaatgCCGGGATGGTCGGCCTCGCCCTGCAGGTCACGGGCGATCCGGGAAAAGTGCTCGTGGCACTGTGGCGCATCCTCCACTAGCCGTACACCTACAGCGCCTGCCCCAAACTCCAACTTCATGACACCTGGCAGGGGTACCTGGCGGACAGCCTTGTCCACGTCAGCCTCACTCTCCAGTGGACAGCAGGGCACAGCATAGAGGGAGGGCGCGGGCCAGGGTGGGCCATGGCGGCACAGCAGGTGCAGCTGGGTGCGGCTCTTCTGCTTGGCCAGGCGCATGGCGGCCGGCGGGCTGCAGGGCAGACCCAGCTCCTGGCAGAGCAAGGCTGTGAGCACCAGGCAGTCATCCCAGTAGGAAAAGCAGCCATCTAGCTGCAGGCCACGTGCCCGCACCAGCTCCGCCAACAACCGTGCATTCTCCTCATCCCTCTGGTGCTCTGTTACATCGAAGTGGATGAAGGTCTGCACCAGCTGGGACGCAAAGTGGTTGGGGTCCGACTCCACCAGGTGCAGCTGCAGAAACCACAGGACGGCAACACACTGAGATGAGCTTTTGCTGGGCGCTGGGCCATAGGATGGGACCTAGAACATAGTCCTGGCCCTCAGGGGAGACAGGCTCACCAATGCTAGgtgctccaaaaatatttgttggtGATTATATGGAAGGTACAGAGGTGGGACACTTAATCCAGCCTAAAGGGGAGGGAAGGCAACCTAGAGGAGGCAGTGTTCAAGCTGGAAACTGGATAAGAGTCGGCCAGAGGAAAGACGGctgcaggagagagaggttgTGAGCAAGGTGGGAGGGGGCTCGAGTGCAGAAGGGAGGGGTGACAGAGTGCAGAAGGGTGGTGGACTCTTTCCCATAGGCAGGCTCAGTCTGGTCAAGACTTGTATGGGAACCTCAAGGGTTAGGGCTTGGGACTGGTGGTCTGGTGTCCCGGAGGCTTTTCACACCTGGCGGGAAGAGAATTCACCTAGAGGCCAAAAACAGTTGAGACTGCCCACCTCGGCGGGGCCTATCGCCCAGCCAGCCCACGCCTGAGCTCTAGGCCTCCTGCTAGAATGCCCGGCGCAGTCCCCGCCCCAAGGTCAACACCGCCCCGGGCCCGCCCCCGGGGCCCTCCTCCACCAAGGCCTGGACTTCGAGCCCCGCCCACCTTGAGCCCGTAGTCGCGCGCCGCCTCCCACACGAACTTCTTGCTAACGCCGCCGGCGCCGAGCAGCAGCAGCTGTTTTCCCTCCATGAGGTAGCGCGCCGAGCGCCTCAGCATCGTCTCCACCAGCGGCGCGGCCGCCGCCTCCTCGGCCACCAGCCCCGGGCGCGGTGCGGCCCACAGCCCTTCGAGCGCGCCGCACGCCTCCAGACATAGGCCTCCGTTCAGCTCCAGGGCCACGGGGGTCAGCGCGCGGCCAGCCACCGTCAGGACAAAGTCCACCCCTGGGCCGGGCACGGGGCGCGGGCTCAGTGCGAGCCGCCCTCGGGCCTCCGGCCCCCGCCCCGTGCCCCACCCCCGTCCCAGTCCCCGGCGTCCCGCACTCACCGAGGAAGTCAGTGCGGGCTTGGCGCCCGCCGCGCTGCTCAGCGCTCAGGCCAGCCTCCAGGGCCAGCACGGCGGCTAGCGCAGCCTCGGCCGCCGCCTTCACGCGCCGCCGCACATCCGTCACCTGCGAGGCCTCACCCAGGCCGCACTGGGCTAGCGCCACTTCCAGCGTACGTGGCAAGGAGTTCTGGTGCCGCAGAGGCCGGTCCCCACGGCCCACTCCGCATACCACCTGGGCAGGGTGTGGCTCAGGGGGCTTGTCCAAGAAGAGTCCTCTCGGGACTACCCCCGGCCCCCAACACACCTTCCCCTCTGCCACGATCCAGGCCACACCCCTCAATGGACATTCAAGAAGTCCTGTCCTCCAGTGCGACTTACTGCGTAAACTACTCATCTGGTCTCTAGACCACTAGGGGGATTCTAGCCAAGCTTCCAGGCCCAGCTGGGGTCTCTACTCCCTAAGGTCTCCAAGCATGCTTGCTTCTAGTTCCTGCAGCCCTGGGGGCCTGTGCCACCCTGGTGGGCCCCAGCCCTAGagctccttctctctctgcttggCACAGAGATATGTCCCCAGGAAGGGAACCCAAGCCTCCCTGACCTCCCAACTTGGAGGGCCCTCCTACAGGGCTCCAGGCACTGGAGGTTTATCAAGGACCTTGGGTCAGCCTCTTCTTGGGCAAGAGCTCCCTAGAAAGAGAATTCAGCCCTGGGTCCTTGTACTCAGCGCAGGATACCAGGTAGGGCTCCTGATGTGGGAGGGGTACAGggttggagaggagggagagTGTCAGACTCAGTTCTCCTGGAGGCAACAAAATGCCCACAAAGATTttgtcctctctctgccctggggCCCCCCCATCAGCCCAgtggagctgggctggggtgTGGCAGTAGGATCATGACCTGAACCTGAGCCATGCTCACCTTGCTCAGCAAGGGCCTGTCACCCTGTGTCCGACACACCACAGCACAGATACGCAGAGCCAGCTCAGGGCCAGGTGGGGGACTACCTGGGGAAAGACAGTGAGGCCTGAGCCCAGCACTGAGTAGCCAGAAGGCCAGGCCAAGCTCCACCCTTGGCCAGCCCAGGTGGCTCTCACCTGGGAAAGGGAGTCGGGCAGGTGGGCACACAGCCTCAACCAGGacactctcctcctcctccagtttCTCCAGCAGTGCCAGCACTGTGTCCACCACTGGGTCCAGCTCTGTTCGTGGGTACAGACGCAAAGCCTGCCGTCCCCGCCAGCGCCAGCCACTGAGCTTCACGGCTACCTgcaacagggaggggaagggggcatCCTCACCATCCCATGTACCTGCAAGATGGGACACACATACCATAGGAGCTCATGAACAAACTGAGGTAAGGCAGGGGACTGCTACAGAGAGATGGGGCAGTGGCAGGGCTCAAAGCTGGGGACACTTTCCCAGCAGGACTTGGTAACCATCCATGGCTCCCATCCTGCTGGCATCTGTACAGCCTCAGGGGCAGTAGCCTGTTACCTGCAGGGCATCACCCAGGGCCTCGGAGTGCAGGAAGGCCCCTACTTCCTCCTTCACCAGTGTCTCCTGGCCCTCTTTGCCATTCAGCTCCACCAGCCGTAGTCCCGGGCTGGCATCCCCTCCCCGCAGCAGTGCTGGTGGCTTGTAGGTGAAAGCCAGGGTAGCTGGCACGGCCACGTCACCCTGCTGAGCCAGCAATCGCCTTGTCAGCAGCCGGTCCTCCAGCAGCCGGGCCAGCTCAGCCGAGGCTCCTGTGGGGCAGGTCAGGTCGCGGGCGAGCTCAGCTGCCTCTCGACCagggccaggccccagccccaggcccgccAGGAAGTAGGTGGCCCGGCGCGGGGGGACAAAGTCATCCAGGAATGTCAGGCCCCCCGGGTGGAAGCTCACAGCCTTGGAGACCAGCAGGGCTGCCTCACCGGGCTGCCCTGGTGCTGGCACCTTTGTCAGCCAAGCAGGGGACAGGCAAAGGAGCATGTTtcctgtgggcagagggaggagggttgCTGGCCAGGGAAGGCTTAATGCCCCAtgccctccacctccagcctGGGCCCCTGGGTCGTAGTGGGCAGCTGCTGCCAGAACCCACCCCCACTCAAAGCAGGGCAGCTGGTGTGGTGGAATGCAGGCAGTTGCCAGGGTTGGCGGGTATTTTGGGATGTGGCCGGGCCAGGGCAGGACTGCCCTTTCTgtaggagggggtgggggaacttGGGAACACACTCACCCGGGCTCTGGACCCCACCCTCCAGCAGCACGGACAGAAAGGTGCAGGGGGATCCCAGAATGCACAAGGTCACCTCCGCCCCAGGGCAGCCTCAGGGAAGAGAACATTGCCAAGCTCACCAGGAGCTCCCCTTGCTGTCTTTCTGCCCACTTTTCCCCACTCCCCTAGGCCTGCTCATACCCTTGGACCCCCAGATCCTTCCTGGGTATGGGATGAAAAGAGAAAGGGgacagaggaggctggggagggagggggaagctgtctgcccacccctgccccgagAGGCTGGCTCCTTTCTCTCTGTGGCTGGTCCAGAAGGCATGAAGGCTGGGTGactggagacctgggttctagcctgagctctgccactgactttCTGTGTGACCCTTGGTCCCTGTGCACCCTGTGCAGTGGGGAGAGGaatctctgcacctcagtttccccatctgtagaagGGGGCAAAGTCTGAGATGGTCATGTATTCTAGCTGTAAACCTTCCGTCCACACAAAATCTTCTGTGGCTGCCTggtacataaaacagataaaacaaggGAGGAGTTTTGGATCCCAACTGCTAGCTGGCTCCACAGCAGCTCCCAAGATATTTCTGTAGAAGCTTTGGCTCCACAGAACATGGATTGCAAATCCCAGGGCTGGAtcttctgggggtgggaggggagcctTGATATCTGAGTTTACTGGTGCCAGATGCCCTTTGAAATGCCTGCCTGCCTGAGGTTGACTGGCCTTGCCTCCCTGGCTTCAGATTGAGCCAgagcctgggggaaggggctgacTTTGACAGAGCTGGAAAGAAGGCTGGGCTGAGggtgcctccctcctccccagggatgCCCCCCTCCAAGGAGCCCTTGGGCACCTGTGCGGGGCACCTGGCTGCGGTCCTGAGTCTCCGGAAGGCCAGCTTGCTGCAGACAGCTCTGCAGGAGGCTGTAGTAGTAGACAGTCCAGGCCCGGGCCTCTGCTCCCTCAGGGGAGCCCTTGCAGTCCAGGCCCACTTCATGGCTCCAGGAACCAGGGAAGAAGCCTGGGGGTGGCAGGCCAGAGCCCCCGCCCCatgggccctcctcctcctccaggtcctTGGAGCCCAGGGGGCAATCCCACTCGGGACCCAGTGGGTCCAGGGAGAGCTGAGGGGGGCAGAAGTGGTGGGTCTTGGGCAGGGTGAGCAAGAGGCACATTAAGTCACCCAAGGGTATAAGCCCCCTACTGTCCTGTCCTTGGGTGGACACTGTCCTCGGAACCAAAGAGGATGGGGCTGGATTGGAGGATGAAGGCTGGACACCAGGGACATGTAGATGGAAGTGCTTTGTAAACGGTATGTGTGGTgcccccgggggtgggggcagaaagCAGTGCACTGCTGGCTGGACCATTGCACCCCCCACATCC
This genomic interval carries:
- the CARNS1 gene encoding carnosine synthase 1 isoform X1, with protein sequence MVQPAVHCFLPPPPGAPHIPFTKHFHLHVPGVQPSSSNPAPSSLVPRTVSTQGQDSRGLIPLGDLMCLLLTLPKTHHFCPPQLSLDPLGPEWDCPLGSKDLEEEEGPWGGGSGLPPPGFFPGSWSHEVGLDCKGSPEGAEARAWTVYYYSLLQSCLQQAGLPETQDRSQVPRTGCPGAEVTLCILGSPCTFLSVLLEGGVQSPGNMLLCLSPAWLTKVPAPGQPGEAALLVSKAVSFHPGGLTFLDDFVPPRRATYFLAGLGLGPGPGREAAELARDLTCPTGASAELARLLEDRLLTRRLLAQQGDVAVPATLAFTYKPPALLRGGDASPGLRLVELNGKEGQETLVKEEVGAFLHSEALGDALQVAVKLSGWRWRGRQALRLYPRTELDPVVDTVLALLEKLEEEESVLVEAVCPPARLPFPGSPPPGPELALRICAVVCRTQGDRPLLSKVVCGVGRGDRPLRHQNSLPRTLEVALAQCGLGEASQVTDVRRRVKAAAEAALAAVLALEAGLSAEQRGGRQARTDFLGVDFVLTVAGRALTPVALELNGGLCLEACGALEGLWAAPRPGLVAEEAAAAPLVETMLRRSARYLMEGKQLLLLGAGGVSKKFVWEAARDYGLKLHLVESDPNHFASQLVQTFIHFDVTEHQRDEENARLLAELVRARGLQLDGCFSYWDDCLVLTALLCQELGLPCSPPAAMRLAKQKSRTQLHLLCRHGPPWPAPSLYAVPCCPLESEADVDKAVRQVPLPGVMKLEFGAGAVGVRLVEDAPQCHEHFSRIARDLQGEADHPGIGLGWGNAMLLMEFIEGTEHDVDLVLFGGRLLAAFVSDNGPTRLPGFTETAACMPTGLAPEQEAQLVQAAFRCCLGCGLLDGVFNVELKLTGAGPRLIEINPRMGGFYLRDWILELYGVDLLLAAAMVACGLRPALPAHPRARGHLVGVMCLVSQHLQVLSSTTSRETLQALHDQGLLRLNLLEEALVPGEYEEPYCSVACAGPSPAEARLRLLGLCQGLGIDGPHYPIAYFLSHFK
- the CARNS1 gene encoding carnosine synthase 1 isoform X3, with translation MVQPAVHCFLPPPPGAPHIPFTKHFHLHVPGVQPSSSNPAPSSLVPRTVSTQGQDSRGLIPLGDLMCLLLTLPKTHHFCPPQLSLDPLGPEWDCPLGSKDLEEEEGPWGGGSGLPPPGFFPGSWSHEVGLDCKGSPEGAEARAWTVYYYSLLQSCLQQAGLPETQDRSQVPRTGNMLLCLSPAWLTKVPAPGQPGEAALLVSKAVSFHPGGLTFLDDFVPPRRATYFLAGLGLGPGPGREAAELARDLTCPTGASAELARLLEDRLLTRRLLAQQGDVAVPATLAFTYKPPALLRGGDASPGLRLVELNGKEGQETLVKEEVGAFLHSEALGDALQVAVKLSGWRWRGRQALRLYPRTELDPVVDTVLALLEKLEEEESVLVEAVCPPARLPFPGSPPPGPELALRICAVVCRTQGDRPLLSKVVCGVGRGDRPLRHQNSLPRTLEVALAQCGLGEASQVTDVRRRVKAAAEAALAAVLALEAGLSAEQRGGRQARTDFLGVDFVLTVAGRALTPVALELNGGLCLEACGALEGLWAAPRPGLVAEEAAAAPLVETMLRRSARYLMEGKQLLLLGAGGVSKKFVWEAARDYGLKLHLVESDPNHFASQLVQTFIHFDVTEHQRDEENARLLAELVRARGLQLDGCFSYWDDCLVLTALLCQELGLPCSPPAAMRLAKQKSRTQLHLLCRHGPPWPAPSLYAVPCCPLESEADVDKAVRQVPLPGVMKLEFGAGAVGVRLVEDAPQCHEHFSRIARDLQGEADHPGIGLGWGNAMLLMEFIEGTEHDVDLVLFGGRLLAAFVSDNGPTRLPGFTETAACMPTGLAPEQEAQLVQAAFRCCLGCGLLDGVFNVELKLTGAGPRLIEINPRMGGFYLRDWILELYGVDLLLAAAMVACGLRPALPAHPRARGHLVGVMCLVSQHLQVLSSTTSRETLQALHDQGLLRLNLLEEALVPGEYEEPYCSVACAGPSPAEARLRLLGLCQGLGIDGPHYPIAYFLSHFK
- the CARNS1 gene encoding carnosine synthase 1 isoform X2, whose protein sequence is MLSLDPLGPEWDCPLGSKDLEEEEGPWGGGSGLPPPGFFPGSWSHEVGLDCKGSPEGAEARAWTVYYYSLLQSCLQQAGLPETQDRSQVPRTGCPGAEVTLCILGSPCTFLSVLLEGGVQSPGNMLLCLSPAWLTKVPAPGQPGEAALLVSKAVSFHPGGLTFLDDFVPPRRATYFLAGLGLGPGPGREAAELARDLTCPTGASAELARLLEDRLLTRRLLAQQGDVAVPATLAFTYKPPALLRGGDASPGLRLVELNGKEGQETLVKEEVGAFLHSEALGDALQVAVKLSGWRWRGRQALRLYPRTELDPVVDTVLALLEKLEEEESVLVEAVCPPARLPFPGSPPPGPELALRICAVVCRTQGDRPLLSKVVCGVGRGDRPLRHQNSLPRTLEVALAQCGLGEASQVTDVRRRVKAAAEAALAAVLALEAGLSAEQRGGRQARTDFLGVDFVLTVAGRALTPVALELNGGLCLEACGALEGLWAAPRPGLVAEEAAAAPLVETMLRRSARYLMEGKQLLLLGAGGVSKKFVWEAARDYGLKLHLVESDPNHFASQLVQTFIHFDVTEHQRDEENARLLAELVRARGLQLDGCFSYWDDCLVLTALLCQELGLPCSPPAAMRLAKQKSRTQLHLLCRHGPPWPAPSLYAVPCCPLESEADVDKAVRQVPLPGVMKLEFGAGAVGVRLVEDAPQCHEHFSRIARDLQGEADHPGIGLGWGNAMLLMEFIEGTEHDVDLVLFGGRLLAAFVSDNGPTRLPGFTETAACMPTGLAPEQEAQLVQAAFRCCLGCGLLDGVFNVELKLTGAGPRLIEINPRMGGFYLRDWILELYGVDLLLAAAMVACGLRPALPAHPRARGHLVGVMCLVSQHLQVLSSTTSRETLQALHDQGLLRLNLLEEALVPGEYEEPYCSVACAGPSPAEARLRLLGLCQGLGIDGPHYPIAYFLSHFK
- the CARNS1 gene encoding carnosine synthase 1 isoform X4, whose product is MLLCLSPAWLTKVPAPGQPGEAALLVSKAVSFHPGGLTFLDDFVPPRRATYFLAGLGLGPGPGREAAELARDLTCPTGASAELARLLEDRLLTRRLLAQQGDVAVPATLAFTYKPPALLRGGDASPGLRLVELNGKEGQETLVKEEVGAFLHSEALGDALQVAVKLSGWRWRGRQALRLYPRTELDPVVDTVLALLEKLEEEESVLVEAVCPPARLPFPGSPPPGPELALRICAVVCRTQGDRPLLSKVVCGVGRGDRPLRHQNSLPRTLEVALAQCGLGEASQVTDVRRRVKAAAEAALAAVLALEAGLSAEQRGGRQARTDFLGVDFVLTVAGRALTPVALELNGGLCLEACGALEGLWAAPRPGLVAEEAAAAPLVETMLRRSARYLMEGKQLLLLGAGGVSKKFVWEAARDYGLKLHLVESDPNHFASQLVQTFIHFDVTEHQRDEENARLLAELVRARGLQLDGCFSYWDDCLVLTALLCQELGLPCSPPAAMRLAKQKSRTQLHLLCRHGPPWPAPSLYAVPCCPLESEADVDKAVRQVPLPGVMKLEFGAGAVGVRLVEDAPQCHEHFSRIARDLQGEADHPGIGLGWGNAMLLMEFIEGTEHDVDLVLFGGRLLAAFVSDNGPTRLPGFTETAACMPTGLAPEQEAQLVQAAFRCCLGCGLLDGVFNVELKLTGAGPRLIEINPRMGGFYLRDWILELYGVDLLLAAAMVACGLRPALPAHPRARGHLVGVMCLVSQHLQVLSSTTSRETLQALHDQGLLRLNLLEEALVPGEYEEPYCSVACAGPSPAEARLRLLGLCQGLGIDGPHYPIAYFLSHFK